The following is a genomic window from Sulfurihydrogenibium sp..
AGAAACATCGTTTTAAATCCTAAAGCTTCTACGGAAGAAAAAGAAAAATTGATGGAAAGAGTTTTATCTGCTCTTGGTACAGATGCAGAAATTTCTAAATTACTTATAAAAATCGTTAAAGACAAAAAAGCAAATATTTTTAAAGAGTTAAACAAGGTGTTTAAGTTTGAAGTCGAAAAGTTCTTTGGAACTGTTCAAGGTGAGATTATTGCAGCTTACAAAATAGATGAAGCGTTATTAAATGAAATTAAATCCGTTATAGAGTCAAAGATAGGTAAAAAGGTAGAGTTTACAGTTAAAGAAGATAACAGTTTAATAGGTGGAGCTGTAATAAAAGCAGGAAGCTACATTATTGATACATCTGTTAAGTCTTACTTAAAACGTTTAGAAAGTACATTATCAAGATTTTAATATAAAAGGAGGTTAAAGATAGATGTCTGTAATAAGAGCTGATGAAGTATTAGAAAATTTAAACAAACAAATTGAGGAATTTCAAGTAAGTGCAAACTTAGAAGAGGTTGGAACGGTTATCCAGGTTAGCGATGGCGTTGCTCGCATCTACGGTCTTGAAAAGGCTATGATGGGTGAGATGCTTGAGTTTGAAAGTGGAGTTGTTGGCGTTGTATTTAACCTTGAAGAGGACAACGTTGGCGCGGTTTTACTTGGTTCAGACGTGGCTGTTAAAGAAGGTAGTATAGTTAAAAGAACTGGAAAAATCTTATCTGTTCCTGTAGGAAAAGGTTTACTTGGAAGAGTTGTTGATGGACTTGGAAATCCAATTGATGGAAAAGGGCCATTAACAGATATAGCATATTACTCTCCAGTTGAAAAAATTGCTCCTGGAGTTGTAAAAAGAAAATCTGTTCACGAGCCACTCCAAACAGGAATTAAAGCTATTGACGCAATGATTCCAATTGGAAGAGGGCAAAGAGAGCTTATCATTGGTGATAGAGCAACAGGTAAAACAACAATTGCAATAGATACAATCCTAAACCAAAAAGGTCAAGGAGTATATTGTATTTACGTTGCAATCGGTCAAAAGAGGTCTAACGTAGTTCATATAGTTGAAACATTGCAAAAACATGGTGCTATGGAATATACAACTGTAGTTGCTGCTACGGCTTCAGACCCAGCAACTATGCAATACATAGCTCCATTTGTAGGATGTACAATTGGTGAATATTTTAGAGACAATGGAATGCATGCATTAGTAATTTATGATGACTTA
Proteins encoded in this region:
- the atpA gene encoding F0F1 ATP synthase subunit alpha, with amino-acid sequence MSVIRADEVLENLNKQIEEFQVSANLEEVGTVIQVSDGVARIYGLEKAMMGEMLEFESGVVGVVFNLEEDNVGAVLLGSDVAVKEGSIVKRTGKILSVPVGKGLLGRVVDGLGNPIDGKGPLTDIAYYSPVEKIAPGVVKRKSVHEPLQTGIKAIDAMIPIGRGQRELIIGDRATGKTTIAIDTILNQKGQGVYCIYVAIGQKRSNVVHIVETLQKHGAMEYTTVVAATASDPATMQYIAPFVGCTIGEYFRDNGMHALVIYDDLTKHAHAYRQLSLLLRRPPGREAYPGDVFYLHSRLLERAAKLNDELGAGSLTALPIIETQAGDVAAYIPTNVISITDGQIFLEADLFYKGIRPAINVGISVSRVGGAAQIKAMKQVAGTLRLDLAQYRELEAFVQFASELDKATQAQIARGQRMVELLKQPPNQPIPVEKQVAIIYVAGQGYLDDVPVNAIQKFEKEFYVFLDTEKPDILEAIRREKVLTDDIKAKLDAAVKEFKQKVAF
- the atpH gene encoding ATP synthase F1 subunit delta — translated: MKIDKKYLRKVVKEIIAKTDKSEENLLKISSILDILNKLFKENQTFRNIVLNPKASTEEKEKLMERVLSALGTDAEISKLLIKIVKDKKANIFKELNKVFKFEVEKFFGTVQGEIIAAYKIDEALLNEIKSVIESKIGKKVEFTVKEDNSLIGGAVIKAGSYIIDTSVKSYLKRLESTLSRF